TTTCATCACCATAAACTGTAGGCCAATCAAGAGTCAGGTTTCCTGGCTCTTGGAAATGAATTTTAGTTTTGGAAATGATCAGTACAATTGGATTAGAGAAAATTAACGTTCAGTCAGAggataataattttcattttcatataaatggttAATCAGAGAAGGATATGATACCAATCTAATTATACATGCTATAGTGTTATTAGGCAGGCAGGCACGTggcaatatttacaaatattttgcctCTATGCAGTTTTTTAATAGAAGTGAAAGATGCTAGATTAAAATTTGCtactttcatttcattgaatGTAGGAAATGCTCCCCGTCTGAAATGTTCATCCCAAAATGTTGTCTCTTggataataaacattttcatataaaattaaggaaacacactttattctcttataatcaACTCTTTTTATAAGACTTACAACCTCACATTCTACATTGTAGTCATTTCTCCTGATGGGgcaatcacatttttaaaaatgttaaccgAATAATGTTTTCAGGGAAGAAGACTAATTCTACTATCAAATTGATTTATTCTTTCTTGGGAGACCCATTCCACAATAAATTTAAATCGAAGTAATACAAATCACAGAACGAGGATTCTTCTTCTTGTATTTAAGTACTTAAGTAATGTAAataacatatgtaatatatttccTATTTCTATTGCATAATGTGTTACAGGAAAGCATGGAATTAATAATTTAAGGAAACCTAGTTATCTGTAAAATGTTAccagaaacagaatagaaaagataATGATgctaagagagaaaaaacaaacaaacaaacaaacaaacaaacatgtcaAAGATTCTTGAGTCTAGAAGGGtagagaaaacatttcaaagaatctTTGAGAATTGACTCTAAAGCTGGGTGGTTTTGATATACATATCCCTTAACTGTAGACCCCACACTCCTTTTCCTGGTCAAACATTTTCTTGAGATCACATCTCTTTTCCTACATTATATTTCACCCTAGAGAGGGTCTCACCCAGTGTTTTATCTCCTTCCTTAATGGGACAAATCATTCTAGAAATGGAGGGGgtagagcagaaaaaaataagaactgacCTCCCCTGGCTCAGAAGAAGTACAGTTTCTTATAGGATCGATTTTATAGGAAGGGCTGATATGTTTTAAAACCTCTTCCCCGCAGCCTGTTTGCCTGAAATTCTTCTGCTGCTTTTTGAGCTCAAGGTTTTTACCAGAATATGACAGAAAGGAGAACCTCTTTGCCTTAGGCTCATCTTTCCTGCAGACACAAGGAAATGCACGTGGCTCGATGAGAACATTTGACTTAAAGTTAAACAAGATGGAAATGTGAAGGAACACAAAGGGAAATTTAGAATAATGATAGGTATGCATGACTCTTAACAGCATACAATTAAGCAAATGAATGTAATGCCCGGGGAGAAGGGAGACAgtcttttgttgatttctttctcCCCGTATTCAGGATTCTCTGTGGAACAAGAGGTTTCCTTCTTTTGTGGAAGCCCTTCACACACCTTAGCACCTTCAGAAAGGCCTCCCTCAGCTTGCTGTTGCCCATGATCAGGATGAACGAATGGCTTGATGGGAAAATGACAGTGACTATGCCACCAAACATCAGCACTAACCGTCCTTGAGGAATCAGGAAGCTAGAAGTGACTACAAGAAAGACTGCATAGTACATGatgaagagaagcagaaagatgGTCACTGCCTTTATGGCCCTCATGTGTGCCTCTGTGCTACAGTCCCTGGACCCGGTGGCGTGAAGTTTCATCTGCTTAGTGTGTCTAAAGAGGGAGAAAAGTAACAAGACAAAGGAGATTAGGCACAGAGCAAAGGGAACTAGAGCCCCCAGGTTCAGGATAATCAGTTTGAAAGCGTTTGGGGCTTTACTCACTCTGAATTCCCAAGTTATGTTTTCCTCATGATTGACTTCGACGTGACCCCAGGATCCCTCTTTCAAAAAGACACTAATAATTATGGAGGTGAGGAAGGACGCCAGAAAAAGCCCCAGGACGACTCTAGTAACGTTTAGCTTCAGCCAGAGGAACACCGGGTGGGATATGTTGGCTATCTTCAGTAAGTAGAAAATGCTGAGGCAAGCAGTGAACCAGACACTTGAATGGTTGCTCAGTGTCCAGAAAGCATCCAAAGTGTTTACTGTCTCATTTTGAGCATACGCATGTGGAGAGAGCAGCAGaacaaagccatctacagataccacacacaacacacagatTCTGGAGATGGCCAAACTCACCAGGATGATGTCAATCACGGAGCTATCTCGCCTTTGGAGCCAACCAGTGCAGGTAACCAGTACAATAAATCCATTTCCCCAGATCCCTATAGTCAATTCACCAGCAATCAAGACCATATATATTACCTCCACTGCACTTGGCATGTCAGCAGAGTTCCTGTCTGGGATATCACCGATGATGGTGTCTGCTTTCAGCTGACCAGCGAAGGATGGTGTTTAAGTCTGCCACTGTCGTCCTGCCGGGTAGTTGTCTTTTTCTGCCCTCTTTGTCGGCATTGATCCAGGTCAGTGAGATAGCCACGTCTGCCCCGGGTGACAACGGCCTGCCTGCCGACTCCACTGATGGACCAGTCCTGGCTCTCAAGTGAAGAGATGATTGCAAGCCTCTAAGATGCAAATAGGAATGGATCTGATTTCTTGGATTTGCACAACCTTTCTCCTTTTAAGCTCTGTATATTTTGGAGTCTTTGAATTTAAGCTTTAGACCAGGAACTGCA
The genomic region above belongs to Prionailurus bengalensis isolate Pbe53 chromosome B4, Fcat_Pben_1.1_paternal_pri, whole genome shotgun sequence and contains:
- the TAS2R9 gene encoding taste receptor type 2 member 9, which produces MPSAVEVIYMVLIAGELTIGIWGNGFIVLVTCTGWLQRRDSSVIDIILVSLAISRICVLCVVSVDGFVLLLSPHAYAQNETVNTLDAFWTLSNHSSVWFTACLSIFYLLKIANISHPVFLWLKLNVTRVVLGLFLASFLTSIIISVFLKEGSWGHVEVNHEENITWEFRVSKAPNAFKLIILNLGALVPFALCLISFVLLLFSLFRHTKQMKLHATGSRDCSTEAHMRAIKAVTIFLLLFIMYYAVFLVVTSSFLIPQGRLVLMFGGIVTVIFPSSHSFILIMGNSKLREAFLKVLRCVKGFHKRRKPLVPQRILNTGRKKSTKDCLPSPRALHSFA